A single window of Intrasporangium calvum DSM 43043 DNA harbors:
- a CDS encoding pseudouridine synthase → MARGAIPPSPLPPRHGVDAQRIRMPQDGPWETLRDHLVERLRGLGAADIDRKLAAGDFVDATGRPVPEDAPFVPRSVCWTHRDLPDEVEVPFEIDVLHRDERLVVIDKPHFLSTMPRGRHVVQSALARTRVLTGLDRLTPAHRLDRPTAGVLMFTTEQRWRGAYQRVFAEGRVHKEYLAVAPVRDGLGLPLVRRTHLVKEHGSHQAREVHGREPNAETLVELEVESGGVGGYRLTPRTGRTHQLRCQLCGLGIPIIGDPLYPVEREVADDDFSEPLQLLAAVLELDDPIDGSRRRFETRRSLSRWPVDPSVASPGGHADGP, encoded by the coding sequence ATGGCGCGGGGAGCCATCCCGCCTTCCCCGCTCCCACCCCGGCACGGCGTCGACGCCCAGCGGATCAGGATGCCCCAGGACGGGCCGTGGGAGACGCTGCGCGACCACCTCGTCGAGCGACTCCGCGGGCTCGGCGCTGCGGACATCGACCGCAAGCTGGCGGCGGGCGACTTCGTGGACGCCACGGGCCGACCGGTGCCGGAGGACGCGCCCTTCGTGCCGCGGTCGGTGTGCTGGACGCACCGCGACCTGCCCGACGAGGTGGAGGTGCCCTTCGAGATCGACGTGCTCCACCGGGACGAGCGCCTCGTCGTCATCGACAAACCGCACTTCCTCTCGACGATGCCGCGCGGCCGACACGTCGTCCAGTCCGCCCTCGCCCGGACCCGTGTCCTCACCGGGCTCGACCGGCTGACGCCCGCGCACCGGCTCGACCGGCCGACCGCAGGCGTCCTGATGTTCACCACGGAGCAGCGCTGGCGCGGGGCCTACCAGCGGGTCTTCGCCGAGGGACGCGTGCACAAGGAGTACCTCGCCGTCGCCCCCGTGCGCGATGGACTCGGCCTGCCGCTCGTGCGGCGCACCCACCTCGTGAAGGAGCACGGCTCCCACCAGGCCCGCGAGGTCCACGGGCGGGAGCCGAACGCCGAGACCCTGGTCGAGCTGGAGGTGGAGTCCGGTGGAGTCGGGGGCTACCGGCTGACCCCGCGGACCGGCAGGACGCACCAGCTGCGCTGTCAGCTCTGCGGTCTCGGCATTCCCATCATCGGCGACCCGCTCTACCCGGTCGAACGCGAGGTGGCGGACGACGACTTCTCCGAGCCGCTCCAGCTGCTCGCCGCCGTCCTGGAGCTCGACGACCCGATCGACGGTTCGCGGCGTCGGTTCGAGACCCGTCGCTCGCTGTCCCGGTGGCCGGTGGACCCGTCCGTCGCTTCTCCCGGCGGCCACGCCGACGGCCCCTGA
- a CDS encoding winged helix DNA-binding domain-containing protein, translating to MVKVADRRRLRRARMAALGLAPALGTAAAPATALAVARELGALQAQDYASGAWSLGVRSGLTLAEIEQAVTDRQIVRTWPMRGTIHWVPAEDARWMCDLLAPRVFSSVRTRHRQLGLEEQDVQLARDLFERHLAEPVSRPDVVALLAQAGVDPGEQRAYHLVGYHCMTGLLCQGPLIGKQPSFVLIDSWVPFSRRPSREEAMATVAERYVRSHGPVTERDLAGWVAAPLGFAREALALVGDHILHEEVDGRTWLTHVDASPALGRPAGVHLLPQWDEFLLGYKSRDVTLPDEHVTRVVPGRNMVFKPTLVVDGAVSGIWRRRAAKDSVVVEVTSFTTLTARTRRALEASTAAYGRFLGHQAELRLVEG from the coding sequence GTGGTGAAGGTGGCGGACCGGCGACGGCTGCGTCGTGCTCGAATGGCCGCGCTGGGCCTCGCGCCCGCCCTCGGCACGGCGGCGGCACCGGCGACTGCGCTCGCGGTCGCCCGGGAGCTCGGGGCCCTCCAGGCCCAGGACTACGCGAGCGGCGCATGGTCCCTGGGAGTCCGATCCGGTCTCACGCTGGCGGAGATCGAGCAGGCCGTCACCGACCGCCAGATCGTCCGGACCTGGCCGATGCGGGGCACGATCCACTGGGTGCCGGCGGAGGACGCCAGGTGGATGTGCGATCTGCTCGCACCGCGGGTGTTCTCCTCGGTCCGGACCCGTCATCGACAGCTGGGCCTGGAGGAGCAGGACGTGCAGTTGGCCCGGGACCTCTTCGAGCGGCACCTCGCCGAGCCGGTGAGCCGCCCCGACGTGGTCGCCCTGCTGGCGCAGGCTGGGGTCGACCCGGGCGAGCAGCGGGCCTATCACCTCGTGGGCTACCACTGCATGACCGGACTGCTCTGCCAGGGCCCGCTCATCGGCAAGCAGCCGAGCTTCGTGCTCATCGACTCCTGGGTTCCCTTCTCCCGCCGACCCTCTCGTGAGGAGGCGATGGCGACGGTTGCCGAGCGCTACGTCCGCAGTCACGGTCCGGTGACGGAGCGGGACCTGGCCGGCTGGGTGGCCGCTCCACTCGGCTTCGCCCGCGAAGCTCTCGCTCTGGTGGGCGACCACATCCTGCATGAGGAGGTCGACGGCCGGACCTGGCTCACCCATGTCGATGCCAGCCCCGCCCTGGGCAGACCGGCGGGCGTGCACCTGCTTCCGCAGTGGGACGAGTTCCTGCTCGGCTACAAGTCACGCGATGTCACGCTCCCGGATGAGCACGTGACGCGCGTGGTTCCCGGCCGCAACATGGTCTTCAAGCCGACCCTCGTGGTGGACGGAGCGGTGTCCGGAATCTGGCGGAGGCGGGCAGCCAAGGACTCGGTGGTCGTCGAGGTGACGAGCTTCACCACGTTGACCGCCCGGACCCGGCGTGCCCTGGAAGCCAGCACAGCGGCATACGGCCGGTTCCTGGGCCACCAGGCCGAGCTGCGGCTCGTGGAGGGCTGA